A stretch of the Nematostella vectensis chromosome 1, jaNemVect1.1, whole genome shotgun sequence genome encodes the following:
- the LOC5509833 gene encoding cAMP-dependent protein kinase type II regulatory subunit isoform X3, with the protein MNLEIPSGLSDLLQDFTVHVLREKPEDIVDFAANYFMKLKLKEKRSQKGKKKNKEKGVSFGPPGNDEDDTYNEDEDDEMPEPPKNRYARRQSVCAEPFHPDSEDEGDEQPIVYPKTDEQRQRLNDAIKNILLFKNLAKEQLNEVLDAMFERKTQAGDHIIDQGDDGDNFYVIDRGQYDIYVRIDGQEKMVGSYDNKGSFGELALMYNTPRAATIVSTSEGVIWGLEYERMNLADALVSRQFKDGECIIKQGDEADFMYFVESGTVSIRMHNKSDPTTEVEIAQCTKGGYFGELALITHNTRAASVYSVGDCVCASLDVHAFERLLGPCMDIMKRNIDGYEEQLQKLGVEHTELR; encoded by the exons ATGAATCTTGAAATACCAAGTGGTTTGTCAGATTTGCTGCAGGATTTTACGGTGCATGTATTACGCGAGAAACCCGAGGACATCGTTGACTTCGCTGCAAATTACTTCATGAAACTCAAGCTGAAAGAAAAACGCAGTCAAAAGgggaagaaaaagaataaGGAGAAGGGTGTTAGTTTTGGGCCTCCTGGTAATGATGAAGACGATACATATAACGAAGATGAAGATGACGAAATGCCAG aGCCTCCGAAAAACCGCTACGCGCGCCGGCAGTCGG TGTGTGCAGAGCCGTTTCATCCGGATTCGGAAGACGAGGGCGACGAACAGCCG attgtgTACCCTAAAACAGATGAGCAAAGGCAAAGACTCAACGATGCTATCAAGAATATCCTACTTTTCAAGAATTTAGCAAAG gaGCAACTAAATGAAGTCTTAGATGCCAtgtttgaaagaaaaacacaGGCAGGAGATCATATTATTGACCAAGGCGATGATGGCGACAACTTTTACGTCATTGATAG AGGGCAGTATGATATATATGTAAGGATTGATGGTCAAGAGAAAATG GTTGGCAGCTATGACAACAAAGGCAGCTTTGGAGAACTGGCACTTATGTACAATACACCAAG aGCTGCTACTATAGTATCAACTTCGGAAGGAGTTATCTGGGGCTTG GAATATGAAAGGATGAACCTAGCAGATGCACTTGTTTCCAGACAGTTTAAAGATGGGGAGTGTATTATAAAGCAG GGTGATGAAGCTGATTTTATGTACTTTGTTGAGAGTGGTACAGTGTCCATAAGGATGCATAACAAG AGTGACCCTACCACCGAAGTTGAGATAGCTCAGTGTACTAAGGGTGGATATTTTGGTGAACTTGCACTCATCACTCACAACACTCGTGCTGCATCAGTGTATTCTGTTGGGGATTGTGTATGTGCAA GTCTTGATGTTCATGCATTTGAACGACTGCTGGGCCCTTGTATGGATATCATGAAGAGAAATATTGATGGATATGAAGAACAACTGCAGAAATTGGGAGTGGAGCATACAGAATTAAGATAA
- the LOC5509833 gene encoding cAMP-dependent protein kinase type II regulatory subunit isoform X1, giving the protein MNLEIPSGLSDLLQDFTVHVLREKPEDIVDFAANYFMKLKLKEKRSQKGKKKNKEKGVSFGPPGNDEDDTYNEDEDDEMPEPPKNRYARRQSVCAEPFHPDSEDEGDEQPIVYPKTDEQRQRLNDAIKNILLFKNLAKEQLNEVLDAMFERKTQAGDHIIDQGDDGDNFYVIDRGQYDIYVRIDGQEKMVGSYDNKGSFGELALMYNTPRAATIVSTSEGVIWGLDRMTFRRILLKAAAKKRKVHEALLETVPLLQEITEYERMNLADALVSRQFKDGECIIKQGDEADFMYFVESGTVSIRMHNKSDPTTEVEIAQCTKGGYFGELALITHNTRAASVYSVGDCVCASLDVHAFERLLGPCMDIMKRNIDGYEEQLQKLGVEHTELR; this is encoded by the exons ATGAATCTTGAAATACCAAGTGGTTTGTCAGATTTGCTGCAGGATTTTACGGTGCATGTATTACGCGAGAAACCCGAGGACATCGTTGACTTCGCTGCAAATTACTTCATGAAACTCAAGCTGAAAGAAAAACGCAGTCAAAAGgggaagaaaaagaataaGGAGAAGGGTGTTAGTTTTGGGCCTCCTGGTAATGATGAAGACGATACATATAACGAAGATGAAGATGACGAAATGCCAG aGCCTCCGAAAAACCGCTACGCGCGCCGGCAGTCGG TGTGTGCAGAGCCGTTTCATCCGGATTCGGAAGACGAGGGCGACGAACAGCCG attgtgTACCCTAAAACAGATGAGCAAAGGCAAAGACTCAACGATGCTATCAAGAATATCCTACTTTTCAAGAATTTAGCAAAG gaGCAACTAAATGAAGTCTTAGATGCCAtgtttgaaagaaaaacacaGGCAGGAGATCATATTATTGACCAAGGCGATGATGGCGACAACTTTTACGTCATTGATAG AGGGCAGTATGATATATATGTAAGGATTGATGGTCAAGAGAAAATG GTTGGCAGCTATGACAACAAAGGCAGCTTTGGAGAACTGGCACTTATGTACAATACACCAAG aGCTGCTACTATAGTATCAACTTCGGAAGGAGTTATCTGGGGCTTG GATCGAATGACATTTAGGAGAATATTACTGAAAGCTGCTGCAAAGAAGAGAAAAGTGCACGAGGCTCTCTTGGAAACTGTGCCCCTTTTGCAAGAAATCACA GAATATGAAAGGATGAACCTAGCAGATGCACTTGTTTCCAGACAGTTTAAAGATGGGGAGTGTATTATAAAGCAG GGTGATGAAGCTGATTTTATGTACTTTGTTGAGAGTGGTACAGTGTCCATAAGGATGCATAACAAG AGTGACCCTACCACCGAAGTTGAGATAGCTCAGTGTACTAAGGGTGGATATTTTGGTGAACTTGCACTCATCACTCACAACACTCGTGCTGCATCAGTGTATTCTGTTGGGGATTGTGTATGTGCAA GTCTTGATGTTCATGCATTTGAACGACTGCTGGGCCCTTGTATGGATATCATGAAGAGAAATATTGATGGATATGAAGAACAACTGCAGAAATTGGGAGTGGAGCATACAGAATTAAGATAA
- the LOC5509833 gene encoding cAMP-dependent protein kinase type II regulatory subunit isoform X2, whose product MAQRKGGLTRWQRLKQVFVFPCSRRKYSSASQSAPEPSEPDIEQSEIQNSPEPPKNRYARRQSVCAEPFHPDSEDEGDEQPIVYPKTDEQRQRLNDAIKNILLFKNLAKEQLNEVLDAMFERKTQAGDHIIDQGDDGDNFYVIDRGQYDIYVRIDGQEKMVGSYDNKGSFGELALMYNTPRAATIVSTSEGVIWGLDRMTFRRILLKAAAKKRKVHEALLETVPLLQEITEYERMNLADALVSRQFKDGECIIKQGDEADFMYFVESGTVSIRMHNKSDPTTEVEIAQCTKGGYFGELALITHNTRAASVYSVGDCVCASLDVHAFERLLGPCMDIMKRNIDGYEEQLQKLGVEHTELR is encoded by the exons ATGGCTCAGAGAAAAGGTGGACTCACGCGTTGGCAGCGGCTGAAGCAAGTGTTTGTTTTCCCATGCTCAAGAAGAAAATATAGTTCAGCATCTCAGTCAGCGCCAGAACCGTCTGAGCCAGACATCGAGCAAAGCGAAATACAGAACTCCCCAG aGCCTCCGAAAAACCGCTACGCGCGCCGGCAGTCGG TGTGTGCAGAGCCGTTTCATCCGGATTCGGAAGACGAGGGCGACGAACAGCCG attgtgTACCCTAAAACAGATGAGCAAAGGCAAAGACTCAACGATGCTATCAAGAATATCCTACTTTTCAAGAATTTAGCAAAG gaGCAACTAAATGAAGTCTTAGATGCCAtgtttgaaagaaaaacacaGGCAGGAGATCATATTATTGACCAAGGCGATGATGGCGACAACTTTTACGTCATTGATAG AGGGCAGTATGATATATATGTAAGGATTGATGGTCAAGAGAAAATG GTTGGCAGCTATGACAACAAAGGCAGCTTTGGAGAACTGGCACTTATGTACAATACACCAAG aGCTGCTACTATAGTATCAACTTCGGAAGGAGTTATCTGGGGCTTG GATCGAATGACATTTAGGAGAATATTACTGAAAGCTGCTGCAAAGAAGAGAAAAGTGCACGAGGCTCTCTTGGAAACTGTGCCCCTTTTGCAAGAAATCACA GAATATGAAAGGATGAACCTAGCAGATGCACTTGTTTCCAGACAGTTTAAAGATGGGGAGTGTATTATAAAGCAG GGTGATGAAGCTGATTTTATGTACTTTGTTGAGAGTGGTACAGTGTCCATAAGGATGCATAACAAG AGTGACCCTACCACCGAAGTTGAGATAGCTCAGTGTACTAAGGGTGGATATTTTGGTGAACTTGCACTCATCACTCACAACACTCGTGCTGCATCAGTGTATTCTGTTGGGGATTGTGTATGTGCAA GTCTTGATGTTCATGCATTTGAACGACTGCTGGGCCCTTGTATGGATATCATGAAGAGAAATATTGATGGATATGAAGAACAACTGCAGAAATTGGGAGTGGAGCATACAGAATTAAGATAA
- the LOC5509833 gene encoding cAMP-dependent protein kinase type II regulatory subunit isoform X4 yields MLSVESTPKFSRLLVCKDGYEEFDPGSEPPKNRYARRQSVCAEPFHPDSEDEGDEQPIVYPKTDEQRQRLNDAIKNILLFKNLAKEQLNEVLDAMFERKTQAGDHIIDQGDDGDNFYVIDRGQYDIYVRIDGQEKMVGSYDNKGSFGELALMYNTPRAATIVSTSEGVIWGLDRMTFRRILLKAAAKKRKVHEALLETVPLLQEITEYERMNLADALVSRQFKDGECIIKQGDEADFMYFVESGTVSIRMHNKSDPTTEVEIAQCTKGGYFGELALITHNTRAASVYSVGDCVCASLDVHAFERLLGPCMDIMKRNIDGYEEQLQKLGVEHTELR; encoded by the exons ATGCTTTCGGTGGAGTCGACACCAAAATTCAGTCGTCTTTTGGTTTGTAAGGATGGCTACGAGGAGTTTGACCCAGGCTCCG aGCCTCCGAAAAACCGCTACGCGCGCCGGCAGTCGG TGTGTGCAGAGCCGTTTCATCCGGATTCGGAAGACGAGGGCGACGAACAGCCG attgtgTACCCTAAAACAGATGAGCAAAGGCAAAGACTCAACGATGCTATCAAGAATATCCTACTTTTCAAGAATTTAGCAAAG gaGCAACTAAATGAAGTCTTAGATGCCAtgtttgaaagaaaaacacaGGCAGGAGATCATATTATTGACCAAGGCGATGATGGCGACAACTTTTACGTCATTGATAG AGGGCAGTATGATATATATGTAAGGATTGATGGTCAAGAGAAAATG GTTGGCAGCTATGACAACAAAGGCAGCTTTGGAGAACTGGCACTTATGTACAATACACCAAG aGCTGCTACTATAGTATCAACTTCGGAAGGAGTTATCTGGGGCTTG GATCGAATGACATTTAGGAGAATATTACTGAAAGCTGCTGCAAAGAAGAGAAAAGTGCACGAGGCTCTCTTGGAAACTGTGCCCCTTTTGCAAGAAATCACA GAATATGAAAGGATGAACCTAGCAGATGCACTTGTTTCCAGACAGTTTAAAGATGGGGAGTGTATTATAAAGCAG GGTGATGAAGCTGATTTTATGTACTTTGTTGAGAGTGGTACAGTGTCCATAAGGATGCATAACAAG AGTGACCCTACCACCGAAGTTGAGATAGCTCAGTGTACTAAGGGTGGATATTTTGGTGAACTTGCACTCATCACTCACAACACTCGTGCTGCATCAGTGTATTCTGTTGGGGATTGTGTATGTGCAA GTCTTGATGTTCATGCATTTGAACGACTGCTGGGCCCTTGTATGGATATCATGAAGAGAAATATTGATGGATATGAAGAACAACTGCAGAAATTGGGAGTGGAGCATACAGAATTAAGATAA